A portion of the Drosophila innubila isolate TH190305 chromosome 3L unlocalized genomic scaffold, UK_Dinn_1.0 0_D_3L, whole genome shotgun sequence genome contains these proteins:
- the LOC117788558 gene encoding uncharacterized protein LOC117788558, giving the protein MRLFIWALFATVCWQYVCADVSELVRSGNGFVYDIPKVSQLELELNNEFPTGDEFPQDAIPVAPSDAELGQAEEADQAASVDSAVYASSKGHGYAYEVPSRRFKS; this is encoded by the exons ATG CGTCTATTTATTTGGGCCCTCTTTGCGACAGTTTGTTGGCAATACGTTTGCGCTGATGTTTCGGAGTTGGTGCGTTCTGGCAATGGATTTGTCTACGATATACCCAAGGTTAGtcaactggagctggagctgaacAATGAGTTTCCCACAGGCGATGAGTTTCCCCAGGATGCGATACCCGTAGCTCCATCCGATGCGGAGCTTGGCCAGGCCGAGGAAGCCGACCAGGCGGCAAGTGTGGACAGTGCTGTTTATGCCTCATCCAAGGGCCATGGTTACGCCTACGAAGTGCCCAGCCGGCGTTTCAAAAGCTAA
- the LOC117786956 gene encoding extensin has product MMHIITTTRMCMRTTTIYTPTPILRTRRIPIVANLHQPDGYNYAAPAPPKPEYLPPPKPSNTYLPAAKPASKYLPPKVAPTLPPPPPPPVRQPKPEYLPPQKPRTKYLPPAQPETKYLPPAQPETKYLPPAQPEKTYLPAAAPPAKYLPPKIPPSLPPPPPPPAPKATYLPPAEPKTSYLPPAEPKTSYLPPAEPKANYLPPPAQPESHYLPPAQSEARHAPEEVNFHIPIPSYALPLSGSSNLPLPGGDSGYQYNQPQRRFKF; this is encoded by the exons atgatgcACATCATCACCACCACGAGGATGTGCATGCGCACCACCACGATATAcactcccactcccattcTTCGCACTCGTCGGATCCCCATCGTGGCCAACCTG CATCAGCCCGATGGCTACAACTATGCTGCACCAGCACCACCCAAGCCGGAATACTTGCCACCACCAAAGCCCAGCAACACTTATCTGCCGGCCGCAAAGCCTGCATCCAAGTATCTGCCACCTAAGGTAGCACCCACTttgccaccaccgccaccaccgccagTGAGACAGCCCAAGCCAGAGTACTTGCCACCACAGAAACCACGCACCAAATACCTGCCTCCTGCTCAACCTGAGACAAAGTATTTGCCTCCTGCTCAACCCGAGACGAAGTATCTGCCTCCTGCTCAGCCCGAGAAAACTTATCTGCCCGCAGCTGCACCTCCAGCAAAGTACTTGCCACCCAAGATTCCACCAAGtctgccaccaccaccacccccACCAGCACCTAAAGCCACCTACTTGCCACCTGCCGAGCCAAAGACTTCTTATCTGCCTCCTGCTGAGCCCAAGACTTCTTATCTGCCGCCTGCTGAGCCTAAGGCCAACTATTTGCCACCTCCAGCTCAGCCGGAGTCACATTATCTGCCACCCGCTCAATCGGAGGCTCGTCATGCACCAGAAGAGGTCAACTTTCACATTCCCATCCCCTCCTATGCACTACCGCTGAGTGGTTCCTCAAATCTGCCTCTGCCTGGTGGCGATTCGGGTTACCAATACAATCAACCACAGCGTCGCTTCAAGTTTTAA
- the LOC117787890 gene encoding uncharacterized protein LOC117787890: MKFFVFIALALIGFAAGAQLPDSATQGPNPQDIATPEPEYIDIEEPAPVASAPAPRPVAPLPRPVARPVAIAQNFVHVQQPIVQQPIVQRAQYLAPLVQQQQQHVSGHAYNSQSGYQYRRPVYVRRFYRQRRY; this comes from the exons ATG AAATTCTTCGTGTTCATTGCTTTGGCGCTCATTGGCTTCGCGGCTGGCGCACAGTTGCCCGACTCGGCCACACAGGGACCCAATCCTCAGGACATTGCCACACCCGAACCGGAATACATTGACATCGAGGAGCCAGCGCCAGTGGCTTCTGCACCCGCACCACGCCCAGTTGCCCCTCTGCCTCGTCCGGTGGCCCGTCCCGTTGCCATTGCCCAGAACTTTGTCCATGTGCAGCAGCCAATTGTTCAGCAGCCAATTGTACAGCGTGCCCAGTACCTGGCTCCTCTggtccagcagcagcagcagcatgtgTCTGGACACGCATACAACAGCCAGAGTGGTTACCAATACCGTCGCCCAGTCTATGTAAGACGCTTCTACCGTCAGCGCCGCTACTAA
- the LOC117788041 gene encoding repetitive proline-rich cell wall protein 2 gives MKVLVLALFSLALVAADVSHLFGHDHHHDHHHHHEEHPGYNYEPPQIPFELPTPAPVYLPAKVEQAPKAVYLPPVQPQPTYLPPAPPKPVYVAPVVEEVKSLPIEQPQVNYLPPAPVVPSYRIPIPSYAEPFEPENTYLPPQEIVEPHSDDGYHYDAPSKPFFY, from the exons ATG AAAGTCCTTGTTTTGGCTCTGTTCAGCCTGGCACTCGTTGCCGCTGATGTCTCTCACTTATTTGGCCACGATCATCATcacgatcatcatcatcatcatgaggAGCATCCTGGCTACAACTATGAGCCACCACAAATTCCATTTGAGCTGCCAACGCCTGCTCCTGTCTACCTGCCCGCAAAGGTAGAGCAGGCACCCAAGGCTGTGTATCTGCCACCGGTGCAACCACAGCCCACTTACTTGCCACCTGCACCACCAAAGCCAGTCTATGTTGCACCCGTAGTTGAGGAGGTCAAATCTCTGCCCATTGAACAGCCACAGGTCAACTACTTGCCACCTGCACCAGTTGTGCCCAGCTACAGGATTCCCATTCCATCGTATGCCGAGCCTTTTGAGCCAGAGAACACTTACCTGCCACCTCAGGAGATTGTGGAGCCACACAGCGATGATGGCTATCATTATGATGCACCCTCCAAGCCCTTCTTCTACTAA
- the LOC117788035 gene encoding uncharacterized protein LOC117788035 translates to MRFICATIAVILVASVGATIPERTYLPPSVHVQHVQPHYISRPVVHPHNVYLPPVQQQLVFSYHPSAHVVTSPVVHQVVRQQQVYQSPVANYHTAGQHVVRPNNVYLPPATYQRPVVQHVVHHQRAYESHFADYRPAVQHVVRPQNVYLPPATVHHPIADYNSVVRPQNTYLPPAGIDLRSDFADRR, encoded by the exons ATG CGTTTTATTTGTGCAACTATTGCTGTGATTTTGGTGGCTAGCGTTGGGGCCACCATTCCAGAAAGAACATACTTGCCACCCTCTGTGCACGTTCAGCACGTGCAACCACACTATATATCGCGTCCAGTGGTGCATCCTCATAATGTCTACTTGCCACcagtgcagcagcagcttgtCTTCAGCTATCACCCATCAGCCCATGTGGTAACAAGTCCAGTGGTGCACCAGGTGGTGCGACAGCAGCAAGTTTATCAGTCGCCTGTTGCCAATTACCATACGGCGGGGCAACATGTGGTGCGCCCTAACAATGTTTACCTGCCTCCTGCTACGTACCAGCGACCGGTGGTGCAACATGTTGTGCACCACCAGAGAGCTTATGAATCTCACTTTGCCGACTACCGCCCAGCGGTGCAGCATGTGGTGCGCCCACAGAATGTATACTTGCCCCCTGCAACCGTTCACCATCCAATTGCTGATTACAACTCGGTGGTGCGTCCACAGAACACTTACCTGCCTCCAGCTGGAATCGACTTGAGGAGCGATTTTGCCGATAGACGCTAA
- the LOC117788366 gene encoding extensin-3-like, with amino-acid sequence MKFIVLALALVGCVVAESGYNYANPGSFGAASVAAPVRTYVPPAAAAPQVHHHSVAASAPAPVFHAAESAPAPQRTYVPPVAHAPAPVHHHVSAPAPVHHHVAAPAPVHHHVSAPAPVHHHVSAPAPVHHHAAASAPVQSFAAAESAPAPSRSYVPPAPVHSAPAPQTHYHAAASAPVQSFAAPAPVAAPAPSFQAAEAFESNYEAAASAPVAASSGYQYRSVRRRVHKHRA; translated from the exons Atg AAATTCATCGTCcttgctttggctttggtgGGTTGTGTGGTTGCCGAATCCGGCTACAACTATGCCAATCCCGGCTCTTTTGGCGCTGCCTCGGTTGCGGCTCCAGTGAGAACCTATGTGCCACCAGCCGCTGCTGCCCCTCAGGTGCATCATCATTCCGTGGCCGCCTCGGCACCAGCTCCAGTCTTCCATGCCGCTGAATCCGCACCTGCTCCACAGAGAACCTATGTGCCACCCGTAGCACATGCTCCCGCTCCCGTTCACCATCATGTGTCTGCTCCCGCTCCCGTTCACCATCACGTGGCTGCTCCCGCTCCCGTTCACCATCATGTGTCTGCTCCCGCTCCCGTTCACCATCATGTGTCTGCTCCCGCTCCCGTGCATCATCATGCTGCTGCCTCAGCTCCAGTGCAGTCCTTTGCCGCTGCCGAGTCTGCTCCAGCTCCATCCAGGTCCTATGTGCCCCCAGCTCCAGTTCactctgctcctgctcctcagACCCATTACcatgctgctgcctctgctccAGTGCAATCCTTTGCCGCTCCAGCTCCCGTTGCCGCTCCAGCTCCAAGCTTCCAGGCTGCTGAGGCCTTTGAGTCCAACTACGAGGCTGCCGCTTCCGCTCCAGTTGCCGCCAGCTCCGGCTATCAGTACAGG
- the LOC117787483 gene encoding extensin-1, whose amino-acid sequence MKFLIAFALVAAVSADVSHLFSHSDNLQDDGYHYQQPAKQFVIDVPSVPHHYEQPAPVVYEKPAPVVYEKPAPVVYQKPAPVVYEKPAPVVYEQPAPVVYQKPAPVVYEKPAPVVYQKPAPVVYEKPAPVVYEKPAPVVYQKPAPVVYEKPAPVVYQKPTPAGLLKDDGYHYGQPAIKFEPTPVVTPVYKPQPAPKPQPTFKPVAPKVVVPAKPVNEYLPPVVVKVTPAPVVYKPKPVIPVTPKVVVPAKPVNEYLPPVVVKVTPAPVVYKPKPVIPVAPKVVVPAKPVNEYLPPVVVKVTPAPVVYKPKPVIPVAPKVVVPVKPNNEYLPPVVFKPQPAAPKPVAPVYHPEPVVPKPVYHPEPVVPKPVYRPEPVVPKPVYRPEPVVPKPVYRPEPVAPVYHPEPRPVAPVYHPEPVAPIFRQPEPVHQGYSYPNDPQPSFEY is encoded by the exons ATG AAATTCCTGATTGCATTCGCCTTGGTGGCTGCTGTCAGCGCCGATGTGTCGCATCTGTTCTCGCACAGCGACAATCTGCAGGATGATGGATACCATTACCAACAGCCTGCCAAGCAGTTTGTCATTGATGTGCCAAGCGTGCCCCATCATTACGAGCAGCCTGCTCCAGTTGTCTACGAGAAGCCTGCTCCAGTTGTCTATGAGAAGCCTGCTCCCGTTGTCTACCAGAAACCTGCTCCAGTAGTCTATGAGAAGCCTGCTCCAGTTGTCTACGAGCAGCCAGCTCCAGTTGTCTACCAGAAGCCTGCTCCAGTAGTCTATGAGAAGCCTGCTCCTGTGGTCTACCAGAAGCCTGCTCCAGTAGTCTATGAGAAGCCTGCTCCAGTAGTCTACGAGAAACCCGCTCCTGTGGTCTACCAGAAACCCGCTCCTGTTGTCTATGAGAAGCCCGCTCCAGTTGTCTATCAGAAGCCAACTCCAGCCGGACTCCTGAAGGATGATGGATACCATTATGGCCAGCCTGCAATCAAATTCGAACCAACTCCCGTTGTTACACCCGTCTACAAGCCACAGCCAGCACCTAAGCCACAGCCAACTTTCAAGCCTGTGGCCCCTAAGGTTGTTGTGCCTGCCAAGCCCGTCAACGAATATCTGCCTCCTGTTGTCGTGAAGGTTACTCCAGCTCCAGTTGTCTACAAGCCCAAGCCAGTGATCCCAGTGACCCCTAAGGTTGTTGTGCCTGCCAAGCCCGTCAATGAATACCTGCCTCCTGTTGTCGTGAAGGTTACTCCAGCTCCAGTTGTCTACAAGCCCAAGCCAGTGATCCCAGTTGCTCCTAAGGTTGTTGTGCCTGCCAAGCCTGTCAATGAATACCTGCCTCCTGTTGTCGTGAAGGTCACTCCAGCTCCAGTTGTCTACAAGCCCAAGCCAGTGATCCCAGTAGCTCCTAAGGTTGTGGTTCCCGTCAAGCCTAATAACGAGTATCTGCCCCCTGTGGTCTTCAAGCCCCAACCTGCAGCACCCAAGCCAGTTGCTCCAGTCTACCATCCAGAGCCTGTGGTTCCTAAGCCAGTCTACCATCCAGAGCCTGTGGTTCCTAAGCCAGTCTACCGCCCAGAGCCTGTGGTTCCTAAGCCAGTCTACCGCCCAGAGCCTGTGGTTCCCAAGCCTGTCTACCGCCCAGAGCCTGTGGCTCCAGTCTACCATCCAGAGCCCAGGCCAGTGGCTCCAGTCTACCACCCAGAGCCTGTGGCTCCCATCTTCCGTCAGCCCGAGCCCGTGCACCAGGGCTACAGCTACCCTAATGACCCCCAGCCATCCTTCGAATATTAA
- the LOC117788120 gene encoding anti-sigma-I factor RsgI2, which translates to MNAFLSLVLATCMLALAAADVSHLPLELLEEQHGQEHGYGYDYPKPVVPFVLTSTTTPAPTPAPTYLPPAPPTPVPTYLPPPPRTTTTTTPAPTPAPTYLPPPPPTTTTTTTTTTTPAPTPAPTYLPPPPPTTTTTRRTTTTTTTTTTPAPTPAPTYLPPIVVEEEIHGYNYDAPAEPFIF; encoded by the exons ATG AACGCATTCCTTAGTCTTGTCTTGGCCACTTGCATGTTGGCTTTGGCCGCTGCAGATGTCTCTCACCTGCCGCTGGAGCTGCTGGAGGAGCAACATGGACAAGAGCATGGTTATGGCTATGATTATCCCAAGCCTGTGGTTCCATTTGTTTTAACCAGCACCACCACACCAGCACCGACACCTGCGCCTACTTATCtgccaccagcaccaccaacaccTGTGCCAACCTAcctgccaccaccaccacgcaccaccaccacaacaacgCCTGCACCCACACCTGCACCCACCTATCTGcctccaccaccaccaactacgactacaacaaccaccacaacaacaacgcctgCCCCAACGCCAGCTCCCACTTACTTGCCACCTCCACCACCCACTACAACCACAACCAGAagaaccaccaccaccactacaacaacaacaacgcctgCACCCACACCTGCACCCACCTATCTGCCACCAATTGTAGTTGAGGAGGAGATTCATGGCTATAACTATGATGCACCCGCCGAGCCATTCATATTCTAA